A section of the Microbacterium forte genome encodes:
- the fmt gene encoding methionyl-tRNA formyltransferase, translated as MRLVFAGTPSAAVPTLLRLADEHDIAAVVTRPDAPLGRKRVLTPSPVAQAAADLGLPIIKAARLGDEATEAIAALQVELGVIVAYGGLVREPLLSTPAKGWINLHFSLLPQWRGAAPVQRALIAGDAQLGASVFQLVPALDAGDVFATRVVDVAAGATADAALATLAVDGAQLTAEVVQAIADGTARAVPQHGEPTLAPKLTLDDGLLDWSQPLAQVFARFRGVTPEPGAHTTVDGLRLKILEAAPSSDVVTLEPGEIIATKSALLIGTGSTPLSVARVQPAGKGAMNAVDWWRGQRDTDGLRAGA; from the coding sequence CCTCCGCCTCGCGGACGAACACGACATCGCGGCTGTGGTCACGCGTCCTGATGCGCCACTGGGGCGCAAGAGGGTGCTGACACCGTCACCCGTCGCTCAGGCAGCCGCCGACCTCGGTCTGCCGATCATCAAGGCTGCGCGGCTCGGTGACGAGGCGACAGAGGCGATCGCTGCCCTGCAGGTCGAGCTCGGCGTGATCGTCGCGTATGGCGGCCTCGTGCGAGAGCCGCTGCTCTCCACCCCGGCGAAGGGATGGATCAACCTCCACTTCTCGCTTCTGCCCCAGTGGCGAGGTGCTGCTCCCGTGCAGCGCGCGCTGATCGCCGGCGACGCCCAGCTCGGAGCAAGCGTCTTCCAGCTCGTGCCGGCCCTCGACGCAGGAGATGTCTTCGCGACCCGCGTCGTCGATGTGGCAGCAGGGGCGACGGCCGACGCGGCGCTCGCGACCCTTGCCGTCGACGGGGCGCAGCTGACGGCCGAGGTCGTGCAGGCCATCGCCGACGGCACTGCGCGCGCCGTGCCGCAGCACGGGGAGCCGACACTGGCGCCGAAGCTGACGCTCGACGACGGCCTGCTCGATTGGAGCCAGCCCCTCGCTCAGGTGTTCGCGCGCTTCCGCGGAGTCACTCCCGAGCCCGGGGCGCACACCACCGTCGACGGGCTCCGACTGAAGATCCTCGAGGCGGCGCCATCGAGCGACGTCGTCACCCTGGAACCGGGAGAGATCATCGCCACGAAGTCGGCCCTCCTCATCGGCACGGGCTCGACGCCCCTCTCGGTCGCTCGTGTGCAGCCGGCGGGCAAGGGAGCCATGAACGCGGTCGACTGGTGGCGGGGCCAACGCGACACCGACGGTCTGAGAGCCGGAGCATGA
- a CDS encoding RsmB/NOP family class I SAM-dependent RNA methyltransferase yields the protein MSGQGDARRRDGRPGGPQNRPQGRSHGQRGSQQAGGQPRGRRGDEPRGPQRTVQPARRVAYDVLRAVSESDAYANLILPSAIAEAGLGPQDAALATELAYGTLRRRGTYDAIIASAADRPAEEIDPAVLDALRLATHQLLATRVASHAAVNESVNLVASTQGRGASSFANAVLRRIARETPGEWEDRIESSARSDDERLALRSAHPVWVIRALRRALAAEGRADELDDLLDADNASPEVTLVALPGLADPGEPRRPYAPTAFGSPGGDPHRVIAATGGTVRVQDEGSQLVALALAAAAPITSGERWLDLCAGPGGKTALLAAIAREHDVTLEANEVIPTRARLVRNALRAVPGEVVVHEEDGRSFGASHPGAFDRILVDAPCTGLGALRRRPEARWRKTPADVAELVPLQVELLSSALHALAPGGIVAYVTCSPHLAETTGVVQEVLRGRTDITELDARGVLQGVSASPIDLAGDGSGRVQLWPHRHGTDAMFLALLQRTATEQGDANSEERD from the coding sequence ATGAGCGGCCAGGGAGACGCGAGGCGTCGCGACGGCCGTCCGGGCGGTCCGCAGAACCGGCCGCAGGGGCGATCGCACGGGCAGCGTGGCAGTCAGCAGGCCGGTGGTCAGCCACGGGGCCGTCGTGGCGACGAGCCTCGCGGGCCGCAGCGCACGGTGCAGCCCGCGCGTCGGGTGGCGTACGACGTGTTGCGAGCGGTCTCCGAGTCGGATGCCTACGCCAACCTCATCCTGCCTTCGGCCATCGCCGAGGCGGGCCTCGGCCCGCAGGATGCGGCCCTGGCCACTGAACTCGCATACGGGACGCTCCGTCGACGTGGCACCTACGACGCGATCATCGCCTCCGCCGCCGATCGTCCGGCGGAGGAGATCGACCCGGCTGTGCTCGATGCGCTGCGCCTGGCCACGCACCAGCTGCTCGCCACACGGGTCGCCTCGCACGCGGCCGTCAACGAATCCGTGAATCTGGTCGCCTCGACGCAGGGGCGAGGCGCTTCGAGCTTCGCGAACGCCGTGCTGCGCCGGATCGCCCGAGAGACACCGGGGGAGTGGGAAGACCGCATCGAGAGCTCGGCACGGTCCGATGACGAGCGTCTCGCACTGCGCTCCGCGCATCCCGTGTGGGTCATCAGGGCATTGCGACGCGCGCTGGCGGCCGAGGGCCGGGCAGACGAGCTCGATGATCTCCTCGACGCCGACAACGCCTCGCCGGAGGTGACGCTCGTCGCGCTCCCCGGTCTCGCAGACCCGGGTGAGCCACGGCGTCCGTACGCGCCGACCGCCTTCGGCTCGCCCGGGGGAGACCCGCATCGCGTGATCGCCGCGACAGGCGGCACCGTCCGCGTGCAGGACGAGGGTTCGCAGCTCGTCGCTCTCGCACTGGCGGCTGCCGCGCCCATCACGTCGGGCGAGCGCTGGCTCGACCTGTGCGCCGGCCCGGGCGGCAAGACCGCGCTGCTCGCCGCCATCGCCCGCGAGCACGACGTCACGCTCGAGGCGAACGAGGTCATCCCGACACGCGCACGTCTCGTGCGCAACGCCCTGCGTGCGGTGCCTGGCGAGGTCGTGGTGCACGAGGAGGACGGGCGCTCGTTCGGCGCGTCCCATCCCGGTGCCTTCGATCGCATCCTCGTCGACGCGCCGTGCACGGGCCTCGGCGCGCTCAGACGGCGGCCGGAAGCGCGCTGGCGCAAGACCCCCGCCGACGTCGCAGAGCTCGTGCCGCTGCAGGTCGAGCTCCTCAGCTCCGCGCTCCACGCACTCGCGCCGGGTGGGATCGTCGCGTACGTCACCTGCTCGCCGCATCTCGCCGAGACGACGGGCGTCGTCCAGGAGGTGCTCCGAGGCCGCACAGACATCACCGAGCTCGATGCGCGTGGCGTGCTCCAGGGCGTCTCCGCGTCACCGATCGACCTCGCCGGCGACGGCTCCGGTCGCGTGCAGCTGTGGCCGCACCGCCACGGCACCGATGCCATGTTCCTCGCGCTGCTCCAGCGCACCGCCACCGAGCAGGGCGACGCGAACTCCGAAGAGAGAGACTAG
- the rpe gene encoding ribulose-phosphate 3-epimerase, whose translation MELPSAPRINPSILAADFVNMQRDLAKIATADFAHVDVMDNHFVPNLTFGPQMVERIQATSPIPLDVHLMITEPERWAPAYAELGAASVTFHLEAAADPISLARTLRSIGARAGVAIKPDTPAEGLYSVLEEFDQILVMTVEPGFGGQGFMHETMPKLRALADEAKRRGSNVWLQVDGGISDATIEAAAAAGADTFVAGSAVYGANDVEAAVTRLRDRARAASLES comes from the coding sequence GTGGAACTCCCCAGCGCACCGCGCATCAACCCCAGCATCCTCGCTGCCGACTTCGTGAACATGCAGCGCGATCTCGCCAAGATCGCGACCGCGGATTTCGCTCACGTCGATGTGATGGACAACCACTTCGTGCCGAACCTCACATTCGGGCCGCAGATGGTCGAACGGATCCAGGCGACCAGCCCCATACCGCTCGACGTGCACCTGATGATCACCGAGCCCGAGCGCTGGGCGCCCGCCTACGCAGAGCTGGGCGCCGCCAGCGTCACGTTCCACCTCGAAGCGGCGGCGGATCCGATCTCGCTCGCTCGCACCTTGCGCAGCATCGGGGCGAGGGCCGGCGTCGCGATCAAGCCGGACACCCCCGCTGAGGGGCTCTACAGCGTGCTCGAGGAGTTCGACCAGATCCTCGTGATGACGGTCGAACCCGGGTTCGGCGGGCAGGGGTTCATGCACGAGACCATGCCCAAGCTGCGCGCTCTCGCCGACGAGGCCAAGCGTCGCGGATCGAACGTCTGGTTGCAGGTCGACGGCGGCATCTCGGACGCGACCATCGAAGCGGCAGCCGCCGCGGGCGCCGACACGTTCGTCGCCGGGTCGGCGGTCTACGGCGCCAACGACGTCGAGGCGGCCGTCACCCGGCTCAGAGACCGCGCCAGAGCCGCTAGCCTGGAATCGTGA
- a CDS encoding phosphoribosyl-ATP diphosphatase codes for MKTFDELFAELSVKAETRPEGSGTVAELDGGVHTIGKKIVEEAAEVWMASEYESDEAAAEEISQLLYHVQVMMIAKGLSLQDVYRHL; via the coding sequence GTGAAGACTTTCGACGAGCTGTTCGCCGAGCTCAGCGTCAAGGCCGAGACCCGTCCAGAGGGATCGGGGACGGTCGCGGAGCTCGACGGCGGCGTGCACACGATCGGCAAGAAGATCGTCGAGGAGGCCGCCGAAGTCTGGATGGCCTCCGAATACGAATCCGACGAGGCCGCTGCGGAGGAGATCTCGCAGCTGCTCTACCACGTCCAGGTGATGATGATCGCGAAGGGCCTGAGCCTGCAGGACGTCTACCGACATCTGTGA
- the hisG gene encoding ATP phosphoribosyltransferase — MLRIAVPNKGSLSETAADMLAEAGYAGRRDPKTLHVVDADNDVEFFYLRPKDIATYVGSGAIDVGITGRDLLLDARMPGAREIEALGFAGSTFRFAAPSGRYTDVSELDGLRVATSYPGLVDAFLDERGIAVDLVPLDGAVESAVRLGVADAVADVVETGTTLRQAGLDVFGPVILQSEAVLIAGPHDAEGSETLLRRLRGVMVARRFVMIDYDLPLALLDDAVKIAGGIESPTVSPLRDPEWVAVRVMVARARVNPVMDALYALGARAILVTAIHNARL, encoded by the coding sequence ATGCTGCGCATTGCTGTTCCCAACAAGGGCTCTCTCTCCGAGACGGCCGCCGACATGCTCGCGGAGGCCGGCTACGCCGGTCGTCGTGACCCCAAGACGCTTCACGTCGTCGATGCCGACAACGACGTCGAGTTCTTCTATCTCCGCCCGAAGGACATCGCGACCTACGTCGGGTCCGGCGCCATCGACGTCGGCATCACAGGACGCGATCTGCTCCTCGACGCCCGCATGCCGGGCGCGCGCGAGATCGAGGCGCTCGGCTTCGCCGGGTCGACGTTCCGCTTCGCCGCGCCATCGGGGCGCTACACCGACGTCTCAGAGCTCGACGGGCTGCGCGTCGCGACGTCGTACCCCGGCCTCGTCGACGCGTTCCTGGACGAGCGGGGCATCGCCGTCGACCTCGTGCCGCTCGACGGCGCGGTGGAGTCCGCCGTGCGCCTCGGCGTCGCCGACGCCGTCGCCGATGTCGTCGAGACGGGAACGACGCTGCGTCAGGCGGGGCTCGACGTCTTCGGCCCTGTGATCCTGCAGTCCGAGGCCGTGCTGATCGCCGGCCCGCATGATGCCGAGGGGTCCGAGACGCTTCTTCGCCGCCTGCGCGGAGTCATGGTCGCTCGGCGGTTCGTGATGATCGATTACGACCTGCCGCTGGCTCTGCTCGACGACGCCGTCAAGATCGCGGGTGGCATCGAGTCGCCCACGGTCTCACCGCTCCGCGATCCGGAGTGGGTCGCCGTCCGCGTCATGGTGGCGCGTGCGCGGGTCAACCCCGTGATGGACGCGCTGTATGCGCTCGGCGCTCGCGCGATCCTCGTCACGGCGATCCACAACGCGAGGCTCTGA
- the hisF gene encoding imidazole glycerol phosphate synthase subunit HisF has protein sequence MALASRVIPCLDVAAGRVVKGVNFENLRDMGDPVELARHYTAQGADEITFLDVTATVDARATTYDVVQRTAEQVFVPLTVGGGVRSVDDVARLLSVGADKVGVNSAAIARPELIGEIADRFGAQVLVLSLDVKRAPGTPSGFVVTTHGGRTQTTLDALDWAREAAERGAGELLVNSIDADGTRDGFDLELVKLMREAASVPVIASGGAGKASDFAPAIKAGADAVLAASVFHTGALTVGDVKDALRAEGVLVR, from the coding sequence ATGGCGCTCGCGAGTCGCGTCATCCCGTGCCTCGACGTCGCCGCGGGTCGCGTCGTCAAAGGCGTCAACTTCGAGAACCTGCGCGACATGGGCGACCCCGTCGAGCTCGCGCGCCACTACACGGCGCAGGGCGCAGACGAGATCACCTTCCTCGACGTCACGGCGACCGTCGATGCTCGCGCGACGACGTACGACGTGGTGCAGCGCACGGCTGAGCAGGTGTTCGTGCCGCTGACGGTCGGCGGGGGAGTGCGCAGCGTCGACGACGTGGCGCGGCTCCTCTCGGTCGGCGCCGACAAGGTCGGGGTCAACTCGGCGGCCATCGCTCGCCCTGAGCTGATCGGCGAGATCGCGGACCGCTTCGGCGCACAGGTGCTGGTGCTGTCGCTCGACGTCAAGCGGGCACCCGGCACTCCCTCCGGTTTCGTCGTCACCACCCATGGCGGACGCACCCAGACGACCCTCGATGCGCTCGACTGGGCGCGTGAGGCGGCGGAGCGCGGGGCAGGCGAGTTGCTGGTCAACTCGATCGACGCCGACGGCACGCGAGACGGCTTCGACCTCGAACTGGTGAAGCTCATGCGTGAGGCCGCCTCAGTGCCGGTGATCGCCTCCGGTGGCGCGGGCAAGGCATCCGACTTCGCTCCCGCGATCAAGGCCGGAGCGGATGCGGTGCTGGCAGCCAGCGTGTTCCACACGGGCGCGCTCACGGTCGGCGACGTCAAGGACGCGCTGCGCGCGGAGGGAGTGCTCGTCCGATGA
- the hisI gene encoding phosphoribosyl-AMP cyclohydrolase, whose translation MNDIEERIAQVAFNDDGLAPVIVQQWDTAEVLMLAWVDAEALRRTLTTGRAVYWSRSRQEYWRKGDTSGHIQVVHEARLDCDGDAILLRVDQTGPACHTGTRTCFDTTDLHAVEGSSAE comes from the coding sequence ATGAACGATATCGAGGAGCGCATCGCCCAGGTCGCCTTCAACGACGACGGCCTCGCGCCGGTGATCGTCCAGCAGTGGGACACGGCAGAGGTCCTCATGCTCGCGTGGGTCGATGCCGAGGCCCTGCGCCGCACCCTCACCACCGGTCGCGCGGTGTACTGGTCGCGCTCGCGTCAGGAGTACTGGCGCAAGGGAGACACCTCCGGACACATCCAGGTGGTGCACGAGGCGCGACTCGACTGCGACGGCGACGCCATCCTGCTGCGGGTCGACCAGACCGGCCCTGCGTGCCACACCGGCACCCGCACCTGCTTCGACACGACGGACCTGCACGCCGTCGAGGGGAGCTCGGCCGAGTGA
- a CDS encoding Trp biosynthesis-associated membrane protein gives MTLARRGRSIAVSGFLLAGAVGIISSTQTWLTVERADAGEAILVPGASALPLLAPLSLAVLALGIALSIVGPVMRLVFGILATAAALFLGWTTLQLLLTEPLSAVGPTVTETTGLAGSTAIADVVAGIELSAWPVMTLIGWVILLAASLVVLLTWRRWKRGGRRYRTDAAHVDSTAGPVDAIDSWDDLSRGTDPTR, from the coding sequence GTGACTCTCGCGCGCAGAGGTCGCTCGATCGCCGTCTCCGGCTTCCTCCTCGCGGGAGCGGTCGGGATCATCTCGTCGACCCAGACGTGGCTCACCGTCGAACGCGCGGATGCCGGGGAAGCCATCCTCGTGCCAGGCGCGTCCGCGCTGCCGCTGCTCGCTCCTCTGAGCCTCGCGGTCCTGGCGCTCGGCATCGCCCTTTCGATCGTCGGCCCGGTCATGCGACTCGTGTTCGGCATTCTCGCCACCGCGGCAGCGCTGTTCCTCGGCTGGACGACCCTGCAGCTGCTCCTGACCGAGCCGCTGAGCGCTGTCGGTCCCACCGTCACCGAGACGACCGGGCTCGCAGGCAGCACGGCGATCGCCGACGTCGTCGCCGGCATCGAGCTCTCGGCCTGGCCCGTGATGACGCTCATCGGCTGGGTGATCCTGCTGGCGGCATCCCTCGTCGTGCTCCTCACGTGGCGGCGATGGAAGCGCGGCGGACGCCGCTACCGCACCGATGCCGCACATGTCGACTCGACCGCCGGGCCCGTCGACGCGATCGATTCGTGGGACGACCTCTCGCGCGGAACCGACCCGACACGATGA
- a CDS encoding HGxxPAAW family protein, whose product MTNPIADPGHGHSPAAWTGVIIMLAGFTIGTLAFCLAEFSPVWVALIWVGAAIIPIGALVGWLLSRAGYGVKGPKYSPKAH is encoded by the coding sequence ATGACCAACCCGATCGCTGACCCCGGCCACGGACACTCGCCTGCCGCATGGACGGGCGTCATCATCATGCTCGCCGGCTTCACGATCGGCACGCTGGCGTTCTGCCTCGCCGAGTTCAGCCCCGTCTGGGTCGCGCTGATCTGGGTGGGCGCCGCGATCATCCCGATCGGTGCGCTGGTGGGCTGGCTGCTGTCGAGGGCCGGCTACGGCGTGAAGGGCCCCAAGTACTCGCCGAAGGCGCACTAA
- the trpC gene encoding indole-3-glycerol phosphate synthase TrpC translates to MLADLTAGAVADAERRALTRPLADVERDALARPAAKDALAFLAPAERVKIIAEVKRASPSRGALAEIPDPALQASLYETGGASAISVLTEERRFGGSLADLEAVTARVSLPVLRKDFIANRYQVLEARAAGADLVLLIVAGLDPHVLRDLFGFITELGMTPLVETHSADELEVAIDLGAPLIGVNARDLTTLELDRDLFGRLVDRIPDSAVKIAESAVLTPADVTHYRSAGADVVLIGEALVTGDPVATLKSFLEA, encoded by the coding sequence GTGCTCGCCGACCTCACGGCCGGCGCAGTCGCAGACGCTGAACGTCGTGCTCTGACCCGGCCTCTGGCCGACGTCGAGCGCGACGCTCTCGCACGCCCCGCCGCCAAGGACGCGCTCGCGTTCCTCGCTCCCGCTGAGCGCGTGAAGATCATCGCCGAGGTGAAGCGCGCGAGTCCGTCGCGGGGTGCTCTCGCCGAGATCCCCGACCCGGCACTGCAGGCTTCCCTGTATGAGACGGGCGGTGCGTCTGCGATCAGCGTCCTGACCGAGGAGCGTCGATTCGGCGGCAGTCTCGCCGATCTCGAGGCCGTCACGGCCCGGGTGTCGCTGCCTGTGCTGCGCAAGGACTTCATCGCGAACCGCTACCAGGTGCTCGAAGCCCGAGCAGCCGGTGCCGACCTCGTGCTGCTCATCGTCGCCGGACTCGATCCGCACGTGCTCCGTGATCTGTTCGGCTTCATCACGGAGCTCGGCATGACTCCGCTGGTCGAGACCCACTCGGCCGACGAGCTCGAGGTGGCGATCGATCTCGGTGCGCCGCTGATCGGCGTCAACGCCCGCGATCTGACGACACTCGAGCTCGACCGCGACCTCTTCGGCCGTCTCGTCGACCGCATCCCGGACTCAGCCGTCAAGATCGCCGAGTCCGCGGTCCTCACACCTGCAGACGTCACGCATTACCGCTCCGCGGGTGCTGATGTCGTCCTGATCGGGGAGGCGCTCGTCACGGGCGACCCGGTCGCCACTCTCAAGAGCTTCCTGGAGGCGTGA
- the trpB gene encoding tryptophan synthase subunit beta, giving the protein MSLRDQHGPLFGEYGGRYMPESLIAAIDELSAAYADAIVDPAFRAELASLLSSYAGRPSPLTEVARFAEHAGGARVFLKREDLNHTGSHKINNVLGQALLTKRLGKKRVIAETGAGQHGVATATAAALFGLECTIYMGEVDTERQALNVARMRLLGAEVVAVTSGSRTLKDAINDAYRDWVASVETTNYIFGTAAGPHPFPAMVRDFQKIIGEEARQQLLAEVGRLPDAVIACVGGGSNAIGMFDAFLDDEGVKLYGVEAAGDGVDTPRHAASIERGRPGILHGAKTYVLQDEDGQTVESHSISAGLDYPGVGPEHSWLADIGRAEYIPATDDEAMQALRLLSRTEGIIPAIESAHALAGALRLGRDLGPDAVLAICLSGRGDKDMDTAARYFDLYDAEALAHDVEDESDAEAAASKGEPEL; this is encoded by the coding sequence ATGAGCCTGCGAGATCAGCATGGTCCCCTGTTCGGCGAGTACGGCGGGCGATACATGCCCGAGTCGCTGATCGCCGCGATCGACGAGCTCTCAGCCGCGTATGCCGATGCGATCGTCGACCCGGCGTTCCGCGCCGAGCTGGCGTCTCTGCTCAGCTCGTACGCCGGCCGCCCGTCTCCGCTCACCGAGGTCGCGCGGTTCGCCGAGCACGCCGGTGGTGCGCGCGTCTTCCTCAAGCGCGAGGATCTCAACCACACCGGATCGCACAAGATCAACAACGTGCTCGGTCAGGCGCTGCTGACGAAACGTCTCGGCAAGAAGCGCGTGATCGCCGAGACGGGCGCGGGTCAGCACGGCGTCGCCACGGCGACGGCTGCCGCCCTCTTCGGTCTCGAGTGCACGATCTACATGGGTGAGGTCGACACGGAGCGCCAGGCGCTGAACGTCGCTCGGATGCGACTGCTCGGCGCAGAGGTCGTCGCCGTCACCTCGGGTTCGCGCACCCTGAAGGATGCGATCAACGACGCCTACCGCGACTGGGTCGCGTCGGTCGAGACCACCAACTACATCTTCGGCACCGCTGCAGGCCCGCATCCTTTCCCCGCGATGGTCCGGGACTTCCAGAAGATCATCGGCGAGGAGGCGCGACAGCAGCTCCTCGCCGAGGTCGGACGTCTGCCCGACGCGGTCATCGCCTGCGTCGGAGGCGGCTCGAACGCGATCGGCATGTTCGATGCCTTCCTCGACGACGAGGGCGTGAAGCTCTACGGCGTCGAGGCCGCCGGAGACGGCGTCGACACTCCGCGGCATGCCGCATCGATCGAGCGTGGGCGCCCCGGCATCCTGCACGGCGCCAAGACCTACGTGCTGCAGGACGAAGACGGTCAGACGGTCGAATCCCACTCGATCTCCGCCGGCCTCGACTACCCGGGCGTCGGTCCTGAGCACTCCTGGCTCGCCGACATCGGCCGCGCCGAGTACATCCCTGCGACCGACGACGAGGCCATGCAGGCACTGCGCCTGCTGAGCCGCACCGAGGGCATCATCCCGGCGATCGAGTCGGCGCACGCCCTTGCGGGGGCTCTGCGCCTGGGCCGTGACCTGGGGCCCGACGCCGTGCTCGCCATCTGCCTCTCCGGCCGCGGCGACAAGGACATGGACACGGCTGCTCGGTACTTCGACCTCTACGACGCCGAGGCGCTCGCGCACGACGTCGAGGACGAGAGCGACGCCGAGGCAGCCGCGTCGAAGGGGGAGCCGGAACTGTGA
- the trpA gene encoding tryptophan synthase subunit alpha, which produces MSRVEQAIAAAHEAGRSAFVGYLPVGFPDLETSIQAAIALAENGVDIIELGPPYSDPVMDGAVIQEATTAALANGFKMKDLFTAVRAITAATDVPVLVMTYWNPVFQYGVDRYADDLLAAGGAGLITPDITPEVAGEWIAASERTGLDRVFLAAPTSSDERLGLVVKSSTGFVYTVSTMGITGERTELDRAARTLVGRLREHGDVRACVGIGISTAEQIAGVSEYADGAIVGTALVRALRDGGIPALAEVTRNLAVGTSSARPTHEN; this is translated from the coding sequence GTGAGCCGCGTGGAACAGGCGATAGCCGCAGCACACGAGGCCGGCCGCAGCGCGTTCGTCGGATACCTCCCGGTCGGGTTCCCCGACCTCGAGACCAGCATTCAGGCAGCCATCGCACTCGCTGAGAACGGCGTCGACATCATCGAGCTCGGCCCGCCCTACAGCGACCCGGTGATGGACGGCGCGGTGATCCAGGAGGCGACCACCGCGGCGCTCGCGAACGGGTTCAAGATGAAGGACCTCTTCACCGCTGTGCGCGCGATCACCGCCGCGACAGACGTGCCGGTGCTGGTCATGACGTACTGGAACCCCGTGTTCCAGTACGGCGTCGATCGATACGCCGACGACCTGCTCGCAGCCGGCGGCGCCGGGCTCATCACCCCCGACATCACCCCGGAGGTCGCGGGGGAGTGGATAGCAGCGAGTGAGCGCACCGGTCTCGACCGTGTCTTCCTCGCAGCTCCCACCTCGTCGGACGAACGCCTCGGGCTGGTCGTGAAGTCATCGACCGGCTTCGTCTACACCGTCTCGACCATGGGCATCACCGGTGAGCGCACCGAGCTCGACCGGGCTGCGCGCACCCTGGTCGGCCGCCTGCGCGAGCACGGCGATGTCCGCGCCTGCGTCGGCATCGGCATCTCGACCGCCGAGCAGATCGCCGGGGTCTCCGAATACGCGGACGGCGCGATCGTCGGCACCGCGCTGGTCCGCGCTCTCCGCGACGGCGGCATCCCCGCGCTCGCAGAGGTCACCCGAAACCTGGCAGTCGGCACGTCGTCGGCACGCCCCACACACGAGAACTAG
- the lgt gene encoding prolipoprotein diacylglyceryl transferase, with the protein MSLALHSTFGGVLASIPSPPVSYIDLGPLRIHFYALCIIAGIIAAVLLTNHRLTRRGAEPWVVIDISILAVPLAIIGARIFHVLTHPNFYFGEGRNTWNPFEPGSVWAIWEGGIAIFGALIGGAVGAYLGCRWTGIRFWTFADALAPGLLLAQAMGRFGNWFNKELYGLPTDLPWGLEIPADNSAFPPGLPEGTLFHPTFLYEVLWNGLGVIVLLWLSRKATAFQWGRLFAIYLIWYSAGRVVWESIRIDPSEIFLGLRSNVWAAIIGIVVGLAILIVQSRRHPGLEPSPYQPGRGRTDLDADVESQNNPSDFVDLSEPPSEEVAAGASATSTAPTDTEGAR; encoded by the coding sequence ATGTCCCTCGCGCTTCACAGCACCTTCGGCGGCGTGCTCGCCAGCATCCCGAGCCCCCCGGTCTCCTACATCGACCTCGGGCCGCTACGGATCCACTTCTACGCGCTCTGCATCATCGCCGGCATCATCGCCGCGGTGCTGCTGACCAACCACCGCCTCACGAGGCGCGGGGCAGAGCCGTGGGTCGTGATCGACATCTCGATCCTCGCCGTTCCGCTGGCGATCATCGGCGCGCGCATCTTCCACGTGCTCACGCACCCGAACTTCTACTTCGGCGAGGGCAGGAACACCTGGAACCCGTTCGAGCCCGGCTCCGTCTGGGCTATCTGGGAGGGTGGCATCGCCATCTTCGGCGCCCTCATCGGTGGAGCCGTCGGTGCATACCTCGGCTGCCGCTGGACCGGCATCCGCTTCTGGACCTTCGCCGACGCGCTGGCGCCCGGACTCCTGCTCGCGCAGGCCATGGGCCGCTTCGGCAACTGGTTCAACAAGGAGCTCTACGGACTCCCCACCGACCTGCCGTGGGGTCTCGAGATCCCCGCCGACAATTCCGCATTCCCCCCTGGGCTTCCCGAGGGCACGCTCTTCCACCCGACCTTCCTCTACGAGGTGCTGTGGAACGGTCTCGGCGTCATCGTTCTGCTGTGGCTGAGCCGCAAGGCGACCGCGTTCCAGTGGGGCAGGCTCTTCGCGATCTACCTCATCTGGTACAGCGCCGGCCGTGTGGTCTGGGAGTCGATCCGCATCGATCCGAGCGAGATCTTCCTCGGCCTGCGCAGCAACGTCTGGGCTGCGATCATCGGCATCGTCGTCGGCCTTGCGATCCTCATCGTGCAGTCACGCCGTCACCCCGGACTCGAGCCGTCGCCGTACCAGCCCGGTCGCGGCCGGACCGACCTGGACGCTGATGTAGAATCGCAGAACAATCCCTCCGACTTCGTGGACCTGAGTGAGCCTCCGTCCGAAGAAGTCGCCGCAGGAGCCAGCGCCACAAGCACCGCTCCCACGGACACGGAAGGTGCTCGATAG